One Nerophis lumbriciformis linkage group LG19, RoL_Nlum_v2.1, whole genome shotgun sequence DNA segment encodes these proteins:
- the LOC133618782 gene encoding 5'-AMP-activated protein kinase subunit gamma-2-like isoform X3 codes for MLEKLEINDDAAEPESDIYMRFMKSHKCYDIVPTSSKLVVFDTALQVKKAFFALVANGVRAAPLWDTEKQSFVGMLTITDFIIILHRYYKSPMVQIYELEEHKLETWREVYLQATFKPLVNISPDASLFDAVYTLIKNKIHRLPVIDPVTGNALYILTHKRILKFLQLFMCEMPKPAFMKQTLGELGIGTYQDIAFIHPNTPIIKALNIFVERRVSALPVVDESGKVVDIYSKFDVINLAAEKTYNNLDITVTQALKHRSQYFEGVMKCHKMETMETIVDRIVKAEVHRLVVVDERSSIEGIVSLSDILQALVLSPADCCKEENLSE; via the exons ATGCTGGAGAAACTTGAAATAAACGACGATG CTGCTGAACCTGAGAGTGATATTTACATGCGATTTATGAAATCCCACAAGTGCTATGACATCGTCCCTACAAGCTCCAAGCTGGTCGTGTTCGACACGGCGCTCCAA GTCAAGAAGGCATTTTTTGCCTTGGTTGCCAATGGCGTACGAGCTGCTCCACTGTGGGACACAGAGAAGCAAAGCTTTGTGG GGATGCTGACAATCACAGACTTCATCATAATCCTTCACAGATACTACAAGTCGCCAATG GTACAAATATATGAGCTGGAAGAACATAAGCTGGAGACGTGGAGAG AGGTTTATCTTCAAGCAACTTTCAAGCCTCTTGTCAACATATCGCCTGATGCAAG CCTCTTCGATGCAGTCTACACGCTCATCAAAAACAAAATTCACCGCCTGCCCGTCATCGACCCAGTCACAGGGAACGCACTTTATATCCTCACGCACAAGCGGATCCTCAAGTTTCTCCAGCTTTTT ATGTGTGAGATGCCAAAGCCGGCCTTCATGAAGCAGACCCTCGGGGAGTTGGGCATCGGCACATACCAGGACATTGCCTTCATCCACCCCAACACACCCATCATCAAAGCACTAAATATCTTCGTGGAGAGGAGAGTGTCTGCTTTGCCTGTAGTGGATGAGTCAG GCAAAGTTGTGGACATCTACTCCAAGTTTGACGTCATC AACCTGGCAGCTGAAAAGACGTACAACAACCTGGACATTACGGTGACGCAGGCCCTCAAGCATCGCTCACAGTACTTTGAAGGTGTCATGAAGTGCCACAAGATGGAAACAATGGAGACAATTGTGGACAGAATTGTTAAAGCTGAA GTGCATCGGTTGGTGGTGGTGGATGAGCGCTCCAGCATCGAGGGCATCGTTTCCCTGTCGGACATCCTCCAGGCCCTGGTGCTCAGTCCAGCAG ACTGCTGCAAGGAGGAGAACCTGAGCGAGTGA